In Nocardioides sp., the following proteins share a genomic window:
- a CDS encoding AI-2E family transporter: MAEQAAESAESAALDAKVAAESAKRAAPDLGEPGPPFERRSPFLMGFLGGLGLLLAYFLGTQVLKVGSYLILIVVALFLAAGLNPAVQWFERRGLKRSWSVLAVISIVLVLLTGFVVTLVPVISDQVAAITKQAPGWLDELQTNRMIERLDDKFDIIDKIRSYIEDGDFLSGLFGGVLGFGLKVVSTLLNAFLVVVLTLYFLAGLDATKNALYGLAPASRRDRVTKLGDRIVQSVGGYVSGAFMVALCAGITSLVFLFLIGLGEYAVALAFVVALLDVIPMIGATIGAVLVSAIAFATDVKMGIACVIFYFLYQQIENYVIYPRVMSRSVEIPGSVTVIAALIGAGLLGVVGALLAIPTAAAILLLTREVFIRRQDAR; the protein is encoded by the coding sequence ATGGCCGAACAGGCGGCCGAGTCCGCCGAAAGCGCCGCTCTCGACGCCAAGGTCGCCGCCGAGAGCGCCAAGCGGGCGGCACCCGATCTGGGCGAGCCCGGCCCGCCGTTCGAGCGGCGCTCGCCCTTCTTGATGGGCTTCCTCGGCGGGCTGGGGTTGCTGCTGGCGTACTTCTTGGGCACCCAGGTGCTCAAGGTCGGCTCCTATCTGATCCTGATCGTGGTCGCGCTCTTCCTCGCTGCCGGACTCAATCCAGCGGTGCAGTGGTTCGAGCGTCGCGGACTCAAGAGGTCGTGGTCGGTCCTCGCGGTGATCAGCATCGTGCTGGTGCTGCTGACCGGCTTCGTGGTCACGCTCGTGCCCGTGATCAGCGACCAGGTCGCCGCGATCACCAAACAGGCGCCGGGCTGGCTGGACGAACTGCAGACCAACCGCATGATCGAGCGGCTGGACGACAAGTTCGACATCATCGACAAGATCCGCAGTTATATCGAGGACGGCGACTTCCTCTCCGGCCTGTTCGGCGGGGTGCTCGGCTTCGGCCTCAAGGTCGTGTCCACCCTGCTCAACGCCTTCCTGGTCGTCGTCTTGACCCTCTATTTCCTGGCGGGCCTCGACGCGACGAAGAACGCGCTCTACGGCCTGGCCCCCGCCTCGCGGCGCGATCGGGTGACCAAGCTCGGCGATCGCATCGTGCAGAGCGTGGGCGGCTATGTCTCCGGCGCCTTCATGGTGGCGCTGTGCGCGGGTATCACCTCGCTGGTCTTCTTGTTCCTGATCGGTTTGGGTGAGTACGCCGTGGCGCTGGCCTTCGTGGTCGCGCTGCTTGATGTGATCCCGATGATTGGCGCGACGATCGGCGCGGTGCTGGTGAGCGCGATCGCGTTCGCGACCGACGTCAAGATGGGGATCGCCTGCGTGATCTTCTACTTCCTCTATCAGCAGATCGAGAACTATGTGATCTATCCCCGGGTGATGAGTCGCTCGGTGGAGATCCCCGGCTCGGTCACGGTGATCGCGGCGCTGATCGGTGCGGGGCTGTTGGGTGTGGTGGGCGCGCTGCTCGCGATCCCGACGGCGGCAGCGATCCTGCTGCTGACCCGCGAGGTGTTCATACGACGGCAGGACGCTCGCTGA
- a CDS encoding DMT family transporter, with the protein MKQRDTQVSGLAFALASALTFGTAGAFGRGLLDAGWSPGAVVLGRVWIASVALLPLGLYAINGRLGLLRAEWKIIALYGAAPIAATQLFYFNAIAHMEVGLALLIEYTAPVGVIAWLWLRHGVRPTRRTAFGTLWCAAGLLLMLDVLNVGSVSWVGVGWAFLAMLGATSYFVLSARTDTQLPPMALGAFGLLAGAVTLSLASLAGLVRLDFARTPVTYELGTVAWWWPLLGLGVVSAAMAYTTGIAAGRRLGSRLASFLALLEVVFSVLFAWILVAEMPSALQLFGGALILLGIVIVKLGEPAPRAEPTLSERPAVV; encoded by the coding sequence ATGAAGCAGCGGGATACCCAGGTGAGTGGACTCGCCTTCGCGCTGGCTTCAGCTCTCACCTTCGGCACGGCCGGAGCCTTCGGCCGCGGACTTCTCGACGCGGGGTGGAGCCCGGGCGCCGTGGTGCTGGGCCGAGTCTGGATCGCCTCGGTGGCGCTCTTGCCGCTCGGGCTCTACGCGATCAACGGCCGGCTCGGGCTGTTGCGTGCCGAGTGGAAGATCATCGCGCTCTACGGCGCGGCGCCGATCGCGGCGACGCAACTGTTCTACTTCAACGCGATCGCGCATATGGAGGTCGGGCTCGCGCTGCTGATCGAATACACCGCACCAGTGGGTGTGATCGCGTGGCTGTGGCTGCGCCATGGCGTACGCCCGACTCGACGCACGGCGTTCGGCACGCTGTGGTGTGCGGCAGGGCTGCTGTTGATGCTCGACGTCCTCAACGTCGGCTCGGTGAGTTGGGTGGGAGTCGGCTGGGCGTTCTTGGCGATGCTCGGCGCGACGTCGTACTTCGTGCTGTCGGCGCGTACCGACACCCAACTCCCGCCGATGGCGTTGGGGGCGTTCGGGTTGCTCGCCGGTGCCGTGACCTTGAGCCTTGCCTCCCTGGCGGGGCTCGTGCGCCTCGACTTCGCGCGTACGCCGGTCACCTACGAACTCGGCACCGTGGCGTGGTGGTGGCCGCTGCTCGGCCTGGGTGTGGTCTCGGCGGCGATGGCCTACACGACCGGGATCGCGGCCGGGCGCCGTCTGGGGTCTCGACTCGCGTCGTTCCTGGCGTTGTTGGAGGTCGTCTTCTCCGTGCTCTTCGCCTGGATCCTGGTCGCGGAGATGCCCAGCGCCCTGCAACTGTTCGGCGGTGCGCTGATCCTGCTCGGCATCGTGATCGTCAAACTGGGGGAGCCGGCGCCCCGTGCCGAGCCCACGCTCAGCGAGCGTCCTGCCGTCGTATGA
- a CDS encoding CGNR zinc finger domain-containing protein, with translation MLFAHDTELNLLCAVALANSGQGDAYGSGDSLTSLEELDAFFRRWGFSRWSHRRRADLDAIRALRPELRELLLSSRDDAVGIVNRWLAQTSALPRLVRHDDLDWHIHAIADDALLADRIRSETAMAMVDMIRADEMGRLSVCTDERCSGIVLDLSRNRSKLFCSTACSNRHAVAAYRARQRGTDA, from the coding sequence ATGCTTTTTGCCCATGACACCGAGCTCAATCTGCTCTGTGCTGTCGCCTTGGCAAACTCGGGCCAGGGAGATGCGTACGGCTCGGGGGACTCGCTGACCTCCCTCGAAGAACTCGACGCCTTCTTCCGCAGATGGGGATTCTCTCGATGGAGCCACCGCAGGCGCGCCGACCTGGATGCGATCCGAGCCCTTCGGCCGGAGTTGCGTGAACTCCTCCTCTCCTCACGCGACGACGCGGTGGGGATCGTGAACAGGTGGCTGGCCCAGACCTCCGCGCTCCCCCGTCTGGTGCGCCACGACGACCTCGACTGGCACATCCACGCCATCGCCGACGACGCCCTCCTGGCCGACCGGATCCGATCCGAGACGGCGATGGCGATGGTCGACATGATCCGAGCCGACGAGATGGGGCGCCTCTCGGTCTGCACGGACGAGCGCTGCTCGGGCATCGTGCTCGACCTCTCGCGCAACCGCTCGAAGCTCTTCTGCTCGACCGCGTGCAGCAATCGGCACGCGGTGGCCGCCTACCGCGCTCGTCAGCGCGGAACCGACGCCTAG
- a CDS encoding alpha/beta fold hydrolase produces the protein MSYRSLEEFGRFIDGMLALDFDTLERREEADERLREAVPDDTVRAFLLQDLRRDGSGWRWQPNLVVLSEGLEALRDWPGAAISSLPPYDGPTLWIGGAESGYVRPVHAEAMSALFPRVRRVTVKGAGHWVHSEQPAIFTEVLRRFLD, from the coding sequence GTGTCCTATCGCTCGCTGGAGGAATTCGGCCGCTTCATCGACGGGATGCTCGCGCTCGACTTCGACACTCTGGAGCGTCGCGAGGAGGCCGACGAGCGCCTACGCGAGGCTGTGCCGGACGACACCGTACGAGCCTTCCTGCTGCAGGATCTGCGTCGCGACGGGTCCGGGTGGCGCTGGCAGCCCAACCTGGTGGTTCTCAGCGAGGGCCTGGAGGCATTGCGGGACTGGCCGGGTGCGGCGATCTCCTCGCTCCCGCCGTACGACGGGCCGACTCTGTGGATCGGCGGCGCCGAGTCGGGTTACGTACGCCCCGTGCACGCCGAGGCGATGTCAGCGCTCTTCCCACGCGTACGCCGGGTCACCGTCAAGGGCGCCGGTCACTGGGTGCATTCGGAGCAGCCCGCCATCTTCACCGAGGTCTTGCGCCGGTTCCTGGACTAG
- a CDS encoding 3-hydroxybutyryl-CoA dehydrogenase, with protein MSETSREFTTIGVIGLGTMGAGIAEVFARHGFSVIGVELNESGVERGRQHLDASTGRAVKREKITAAEQAEILGRISFATDLDALKDADFVVEAVVESLDVKKDIFRRLDQIVSPEAILATNTSSLSVTEISTANSKPGRVIGVHFFNPAPVQNLVEIIRTVVTEPGVLADVQALVGRLGKNPVVCGDKAGFIANTLLFGYLNHAVSMYEGKYATREDIDAAMRFGCGYPMGPLALLDLIGLDTAYEILDTMYKQGRDRLHAPAPLLKQYVTAGLLGRKSGRGFYTYAEPDSNQVVADAQTPSADDAPQLKHDIKLVGVVGTGTMASGIVEVFAKSGFNVLFVGRGQDKVDGVLATITKNFDKQIQRGRATEEAKAETLARVSGTTSLDDLKDVDIVVEAIAEDLAIKTTLFENLDEICKDGAILATTTSSLPIISMAKVTKRPQDVIGMHFFNPATIMKLVEVVSTVATDEDVTETVLALCDKVGKVAVKCGDRAGFIVNALLFPYLNDAVKMLEAHYATADDIDTAMKQGCALPMGPFELLDVVGNDVSLAIQKELYLEFREPGFSPAPLLEHLVTAGYLGRKTGRGFRDYTAR; from the coding sequence ATGAGTGAGACCTCGCGCGAATTCACGACCATCGGCGTCATCGGACTGGGCACCATGGGTGCCGGCATCGCGGAGGTGTTCGCACGCCACGGCTTCTCCGTCATCGGGGTCGAGCTCAACGAGTCGGGCGTGGAGCGGGGCCGCCAGCACCTCGACGCGTCCACGGGCCGCGCTGTCAAGCGCGAGAAGATCACCGCAGCCGAGCAGGCCGAGATCCTGGGCCGGATCAGCTTCGCCACCGATCTGGACGCACTCAAGGACGCCGACTTCGTGGTCGAGGCCGTCGTGGAGTCGCTGGACGTGAAGAAGGACATCTTCCGGCGCCTCGACCAGATCGTCTCGCCCGAGGCGATCTTGGCGACCAACACCTCGTCGCTGTCGGTTACCGAGATCTCGACCGCCAACTCCAAGCCCGGTCGTGTCATCGGCGTGCACTTCTTCAACCCCGCTCCGGTGCAGAACCTCGTCGAGATCATCCGTACGGTCGTCACCGAGCCCGGGGTGCTGGCCGACGTCCAGGCTCTCGTGGGTCGCCTGGGCAAGAACCCGGTCGTGTGCGGCGACAAGGCGGGCTTCATCGCCAACACCCTGCTCTTCGGCTACCTCAACCACGCGGTGTCGATGTACGAGGGCAAGTACGCCACCCGCGAGGACATCGACGCCGCTATGCGCTTCGGCTGCGGCTACCCGATGGGCCCGCTCGCGCTGCTGGACCTGATCGGTCTCGACACGGCGTACGAGATCCTCGACACGATGTACAAGCAGGGCCGCGACCGCCTGCACGCTCCCGCGCCGTTGCTCAAGCAGTACGTCACCGCGGGCCTGCTCGGTCGCAAGTCCGGCCGTGGCTTCTACACCTACGCCGAGCCCGACAGCAACCAGGTCGTCGCCGATGCCCAGACCCCGAGCGCGGACGACGCGCCGCAACTCAAGCACGACATCAAACTGGTCGGCGTCGTCGGCACCGGGACGATGGCCAGTGGCATCGTCGAGGTGTTCGCCAAGTCCGGCTTCAACGTGCTGTTCGTCGGTCGTGGTCAGGACAAGGTCGACGGCGTGCTGGCCACGATCACCAAGAACTTCGACAAGCAGATCCAGCGCGGTCGGGCCACCGAGGAGGCCAAGGCCGAGACCCTGGCCCGCGTCAGTGGCACCACCAGCCTCGACGACCTCAAGGATGTCGACATCGTGGTCGAGGCGATCGCCGAGGACCTCGCGATCAAGACGACGCTGTTCGAAAACCTCGACGAGATCTGCAAGGACGGCGCGATCCTCGCGACCACGACGTCCAGCCTGCCGATCATCTCGATGGCCAAGGTGACCAAACGTCCCCAGGACGTCATCGGCATGCACTTCTTCAACCCGGCGACGATCATGAAACTGGTCGAGGTGGTCTCCACGGTCGCGACCGACGAGGACGTGACCGAGACGGTGCTGGCGCTGTGCGACAAGGTCGGCAAGGTCGCGGTCAAGTGCGGTGACCGCGCCGGCTTCATCGTCAACGCACTGCTCTTCCCCTACCTCAACGACGCGGTGAAGATGCTGGAGGCGCACTACGCCACCGCCGACGACATCGACACGGCCATGAAGCAGGGCTGTGCGCTGCCGATGGGCCCGTTCGAGCTGCTCGACGTGGTCGGCAACGACGTCTCGCTGGCGATCCAGAAGGAGCTCTACCTGGAGTTCCGCGAGCCGGGCTTCTCGCCGGCACCGCTGCTGGAGCACCTGGTCACGGCCGGTTACCTCGGTCGCAAGACCGGGCGCGGGTTCCGCGACTACACCGCTCGCTGA
- a CDS encoding GNAT family N-acetyltransferase encodes MLDLNIRPARTRDLAHLGAIEDSGLPLFESALGDLTGTALAAKADCGQERAEKPGFILVAGDPPIGFAHVLLIDGQAHLEQLSVHPEHGRQGIGGALIEAVCERLAAKGFGAVTLMTYADLAWNGPFYAKHGFVEVPPEDPRTALQLRAVQREQELGLGRFGRRILMRRPLRQHRTTAELTDFLSTLDATPKDAGTLRLVLRRPAEGEREVLDVAQLDVRVGVVGDNWIDRPSSRTPDNTAHPDMQLNVMSHPMVQFLAQDREREPLAGDQLYLDLDLSHDNLPAGTRLEIGADAVIEVTAQPHTGCAKFIARFGKDAMAFVNGPEGKPRRLRGLCAKVVEEGAIRVGDRVVVQRP; translated from the coding sequence GTGCTCGACCTCAATATCCGCCCGGCCCGGACCCGCGACCTTGCGCACCTCGGTGCGATCGAGGACTCCGGCCTGCCCCTCTTCGAGTCTGCGCTCGGTGATCTCACGGGCACGGCGCTGGCAGCCAAGGCGGACTGCGGACAGGAGCGTGCCGAGAAGCCGGGCTTCATCCTGGTCGCCGGGGACCCGCCGATCGGCTTCGCTCACGTGCTGCTCATCGACGGGCAGGCGCACCTGGAGCAGTTGTCCGTACACCCCGAGCACGGGCGTCAAGGCATCGGTGGCGCGCTGATCGAGGCAGTCTGCGAACGCCTTGCCGCCAAGGGCTTCGGCGCGGTGACGTTGATGACGTACGCCGACCTGGCCTGGAACGGTCCCTTCTACGCCAAACACGGCTTCGTCGAGGTGCCACCCGAAGACCCGCGTACGGCCCTGCAACTGCGGGCGGTTCAGCGCGAGCAGGAGCTCGGACTGGGCCGGTTCGGGAGACGGATCCTGATGCGGAGGCCGCTGCGCCAGCATCGCACCACGGCCGAGCTCACCGACTTCCTGAGCACCCTTGACGCGACGCCCAAGGACGCGGGCACGTTGCGCTTGGTGCTGCGGCGCCCGGCGGAGGGTGAGCGTGAGGTGCTCGACGTCGCGCAACTCGACGTGAGGGTGGGCGTCGTCGGCGACAACTGGATCGACCGCCCGAGCAGTCGTACGCCTGACAACACCGCGCACCCCGACATGCAACTCAACGTGATGAGCCACCCGATGGTCCAGTTCCTGGCCCAAGACCGCGAACGCGAACCGTTGGCCGGCGACCAGCTCTATCTCGACCTCGACCTCTCGCACGACAACCTGCCGGCGGGCACCCGGCTGGAGATCGGAGCCGACGCCGTGATCGAGGTGACCGCGCAGCCCCACACGGGCTGCGCGAAGTTCATCGCCCGCTTCGGCAAGGACGCGATGGCCTTCGTGAACGGACCCGAAGGCAAGCCGAGACGGCTGCGCGGGTTGTGCGCCAAGGTGGTCGAGGAGGGTGCGATCCGCGTAGGCGACCGAGTGGTCGTCCAGCGCCCCTGA
- the nucS gene encoding endonuclease NucS translates to MRLVVATCQVDYAGRLTAHLPMATRVLMIKADGSVLVHSDGGSYKPLNWMSPPCQLRESVSTDPADDSREMIEWTVTNPKTDDTLRILIEEIHHDSAHDLGIDPGLVKDGVEKHLQELLAAHPATLSDGLTLVRREFMTAIGPVDLMCRDAAGLSVAVEIKRRGEIDGVEQLTRYLELLNRDPLLSAKGPVRGIFAAQEIKPQARVLATDRGIACAVVDYDALRGLDDPTDRLF, encoded by the coding sequence GTGAGACTCGTGGTGGCGACCTGTCAGGTGGACTACGCCGGACGGCTGACTGCCCATCTGCCGATGGCGACGCGGGTGCTGATGATCAAGGCCGACGGCTCCGTTCTGGTGCACAGCGACGGCGGGTCGTACAAGCCGCTGAACTGGATGTCGCCGCCGTGCCAGTTGCGCGAGAGCGTCAGCACCGACCCGGCCGACGACTCGCGCGAGATGATCGAGTGGACGGTCACCAACCCCAAGACCGACGACACGCTGCGGATCCTGATCGAGGAGATCCATCACGACTCGGCCCACGATCTGGGGATCGACCCCGGTCTCGTCAAGGACGGCGTCGAGAAACACCTGCAGGAGCTGCTGGCCGCCCATCCGGCCACGCTGTCGGACGGGCTCACGCTCGTACGCCGGGAGTTCATGACCGCGATCGGGCCCGTCGACCTGATGTGTCGCGACGCGGCCGGACTCTCCGTGGCCGTGGAGATCAAGCGCCGCGGGGAGATCGACGGCGTGGAGCAACTCACCCGCTACCTAGAGCTGCTCAACCGCGACCCCCTGCTGTCGGCCAAGGGGCCTGTACGCGGGATCTTCGCTGCGCAGGAGATCAAGCCGCAGGCGCGCGTGCTCGCCACCGATCGCGGCATCGCCTGCGCGGTGGTCGACTACGACGCCCTGCGCGGACTCGACGACCCGACAGACAGGCTCTTCTGA
- a CDS encoding DUF952 domain-containing protein produces the protein MHIFHIAKQSDWQQARASKSYEISTLGRTLAEEGFIHASRREQVEPTFKRFYRTVHEPLVLLTIDPARLKSELREDQVDDDTYPHIYGPLNTDAVIRVSPLNRKGGTESFTSLFVKEMFVRVAVAMVAMLAGFAGGALGRRTDWEWGPFVGAVLGVLLVALVTYAWTKRPRSA, from the coding sequence ATGCACATCTTCCACATCGCCAAGCAGTCTGATTGGCAGCAGGCGCGAGCCAGCAAGTCGTACGAGATCTCCACACTCGGCCGGACCCTGGCCGAGGAGGGCTTCATCCACGCGTCGCGGCGCGAGCAGGTCGAGCCGACGTTCAAGAGGTTCTATCGCACGGTCCACGAGCCGCTGGTGCTGCTCACGATCGACCCTGCGCGGTTGAAGTCCGAACTGCGTGAGGACCAGGTTGACGACGACACGTACCCCCACATCTATGGCCCGCTCAACACCGACGCCGTCATCCGCGTCTCACCGCTCAACCGCAAGGGCGGCACGGAGAGCTTCACCTCACTCTTCGTCAAGGAGATGTTCGTCCGCGTAGCCGTGGCGATGGTCGCGATGCTGGCCGGCTTCGCCGGGGGCGCGCTGGGTCGCCGGACCGATTGGGAGTGGGGGCCGTTCGTCGGGGCCGTGCTCGGAGTGCTGCTGGTGGCTTTGGTGACGTACGCCTGGACCAAGCGCCCGAGGTCGGCCTAG
- a CDS encoding histidine phosphatase family protein — MSDLQCPARLIVARHAEAAYESHDLVDQGGSLTPTGREQSRALGDSLRGERIAHVYASSYSRAVQTGEIAAAALGVGVTVREGLLEVSVGDYAGLPSEPDPIRPIFAQWADGDLDARIPGAENGHEVISRLGDTLDEIADLHRGEAVLVISHGGVMCAALPALARNMRIRDIEGQHLANTAYARFERDGDGWLALEWPGLDL, encoded by the coding sequence ATGAGCGACCTCCAGTGCCCCGCCCGGCTGATCGTGGCGCGGCACGCGGAGGCGGCGTACGAGTCCCACGACCTCGTCGACCAGGGTGGCAGCCTGACGCCGACCGGGCGCGAGCAGTCTCGCGCCTTGGGGGACTCGTTGCGCGGCGAACGGATCGCGCACGTGTACGCCAGTTCGTACTCCCGGGCCGTGCAGACCGGCGAGATCGCAGCCGCCGCATTGGGCGTGGGCGTCACGGTCCGTGAGGGCTTGCTCGAGGTCTCGGTCGGTGACTACGCCGGGCTCCCGAGTGAGCCCGACCCCATTCGACCGATCTTCGCTCAGTGGGCCGACGGGGATCTCGACGCTCGCATCCCCGGCGCCGAGAACGGCCACGAAGTGATCTCGCGGCTGGGGGACACCCTGGACGAGATCGCGGACCTGCACCGCGGCGAAGCCGTCCTCGTGATCAGCCACGGCGGCGTGATGTGCGCGGCGCTGCCCGCCTTGGCGCGCAATATGCGCATCCGCGACATCGAGGGCCAGCATCTGGCCAACACTGCGTACGCCCGCTTCGAGCGCGACGGCGACGGTTGGCTCGCGCTGGAGTGGCCGGGGCTGGATCTCTAG
- a CDS encoding ferritin: MPAERFVTQLNEQIGNELAAHNQYVACAIYFDAQTLPQTADFFYRQAMEERDHAMMMVRYLLDTDAEAKIPAIEAAINDFDSVLAPVELALEQEKRVTEQINALLKTAREEGDFASEQFMQWFVKEQVEEVATMSDLVTVVSRNLDNLERLEEYVAREQGAEGADPTAPPIAGA, translated from the coding sequence GTGCCTGCCGAACGTTTCGTCACTCAACTCAACGAGCAGATCGGCAACGAGCTCGCCGCGCACAATCAGTACGTCGCCTGCGCGATCTACTTCGACGCCCAGACGTTGCCCCAGACAGCCGACTTCTTCTATCGCCAGGCGATGGAGGAGCGCGACCACGCGATGATGATGGTGCGCTACCTCCTCGACACCGACGCCGAGGCGAAGATCCCGGCGATCGAGGCCGCGATCAACGACTTCGACTCCGTGCTCGCTCCGGTCGAACTCGCGCTGGAGCAGGAAAAGCGGGTTACCGAGCAGATCAACGCCCTGCTCAAGACCGCCCGCGAGGAGGGTGACTTCGCCTCCGAACAGTTCATGCAGTGGTTCGTCAAGGAGCAGGTCGAAGAAGTCGCCACGATGAGCGACCTGGTCACTGTCGTGAGCCGCAACCTCGACAACCTCGAGCGCCTGGAGGAGTACGTCGCGCGCGAGCAGGGAGCCGAGGGCGCCGACCCGACCGCGCCGCCGATCGCCGGCGCCTGA
- a CDS encoding protein meaA yields the protein MEQSPERSATRPVKDRPWVMRTYAGHSTAAASNALYRTNLAKGQTGLSVAFDLPTQTGYDPDSPLSRGEVGKVGVPIPHLGEMRRLFEDIPLVEMNTSMTINATAMWLLALYQVVAEEQNPEQGPSDVAHQLAGTTQNDIIKEYLSRGTYVFPPEHSLRLTADTIAYTVNEIPKWNPINICSYHLQEAGATPQQELAYALCTAIAVLDQVKNSGQVAAEDFEKVVGRISFFVNAGVRFIEETCKMRAFVQLWDEITRERYGVQDEKMRRFRYGVQVNSLGLTEAQPENNVQRIVLEMLGVTLSKNARARAVQLPAWNEALGLPRPWDQQWSLRLQQVLAYESDLLEYDDIFEGSVVIEAKVADLVAGARAEMDRVQAMGGAIAAVESGYMKSELVSAHAARRGRIEAGDEIIVGVNKFETTEQSPLTADLDAAIQTADPEADKAARESVDAWKAQRDEGEVATALADLAAAAKTDANLMEATLAAARAGATTGEWAGTLREVFGEYRAPTGVSDAVGVAEAGAELSTVRERVQQTGDELGGRLRLLVGKPGLDGHSNGAEQVAVRARDAGFEVIYQGIRLTPEQIVAAAIAEDVHCVGLSILSGSHMELVPSVLDGLRDAGVDDVPVIVGGIIPDSDARRLKELGVAAVYTPKDFGLTEIMGGIVDVIRKAHDLS from the coding sequence ATGGAGCAGAGCCCCGAGCGCAGTGCCACCCGACCCGTCAAAGATCGCCCCTGGGTGATGCGGACGTACGCCGGTCACTCGACCGCTGCGGCCTCCAATGCGCTCTATCGCACCAACCTGGCCAAGGGGCAGACCGGGCTGAGTGTGGCGTTCGATCTGCCCACCCAGACCGGCTATGACCCCGACTCGCCGCTGAGTCGCGGCGAGGTCGGCAAGGTCGGCGTCCCGATCCCGCACCTGGGCGAGATGCGCCGCCTGTTCGAGGACATCCCGCTGGTGGAGATGAACACCTCGATGACGATCAACGCCACCGCGATGTGGCTGTTGGCGCTCTATCAGGTGGTCGCCGAGGAGCAGAACCCCGAGCAGGGCCCCAGCGACGTCGCGCACCAACTCGCCGGCACGACGCAGAACGACATCATCAAGGAATACCTCTCCCGCGGGACGTACGTCTTCCCGCCCGAGCACTCGCTGCGCCTGACGGCCGACACCATCGCCTACACGGTCAACGAGATCCCCAAGTGGAACCCGATCAACATCTGCTCCTACCACCTGCAGGAGGCGGGCGCGACGCCGCAGCAGGAGCTCGCGTACGCCCTGTGCACCGCGATCGCCGTGCTCGACCAGGTCAAGAACTCCGGGCAGGTCGCCGCTGAGGACTTCGAGAAGGTCGTCGGCCGCATCTCGTTCTTCGTCAACGCGGGCGTGCGCTTCATCGAGGAGACCTGCAAGATGCGCGCCTTCGTCCAATTGTGGGACGAGATCACCCGAGAGCGATATGGCGTGCAAGACGAAAAGATGCGTCGCTTCCGCTACGGCGTGCAGGTCAACTCGCTCGGCCTCACCGAAGCTCAGCCGGAGAACAACGTGCAGCGCATCGTGTTGGAGATGCTCGGTGTCACGCTGAGCAAGAACGCACGTGCTCGCGCTGTCCAGCTTCCTGCGTGGAACGAGGCGCTCGGCCTCCCGAGGCCGTGGGACCAGCAGTGGTCGCTGCGGCTGCAGCAGGTGCTGGCGTACGAATCGGACCTGCTGGAGTACGACGACATCTTCGAGGGCTCGGTCGTGATCGAGGCCAAGGTTGCCGACCTGGTGGCCGGCGCTCGCGCCGAGATGGACCGGGTCCAGGCGATGGGCGGCGCGATCGCGGCCGTCGAATCCGGCTACATGAAGTCCGAGCTCGTGTCGGCCCACGCTGCTCGCCGCGGTCGCATCGAGGCCGGTGACGAGATCATCGTCGGCGTCAACAAGTTCGAGACCACGGAGCAGTCGCCGCTGACCGCCGACCTGGACGCCGCGATCCAGACTGCGGACCCGGAGGCCGACAAGGCGGCTCGTGAGTCCGTGGACGCGTGGAAGGCCCAGCGCGACGAGGGGGAGGTCGCCACGGCGCTGGCCGATCTCGCCGCTGCCGCGAAGACCGATGCCAACCTGATGGAGGCGACCCTGGCCGCCGCTCGCGCGGGCGCGACGACGGGGGAGTGGGCCGGTACGCTGCGCGAGGTGTTCGGTGAATATCGCGCCCCGACGGGTGTCTCTGACGCGGTCGGCGTGGCCGAGGCTGGCGCCGAGTTGAGCACCGTACGCGAACGGGTGCAGCAGACCGGCGACGAACTCGGCGGGCGGCTGCGGCTGCTGGTGGGCAAGCCGGGCCTCGACGGACACTCCAACGGCGCCGAGCAGGTGGCCGTACGCGCGCGTGACGCGGGCTTCGAGGTCATCTACCAGGGCATCCGGTTGACGCCCGAGCAGATCGTGGCGGCGGCCATCGCCGAGGACGTGCACTGCGTCGGATTGTCGATCCTGTCGGGCTCCCACATGGAGTTGGTTCCGTCAGTGCTCGACGGCCTGCGCGACGCGGGCGTCGATGACGTGCCGGTCATCGTGGGCGGGATCATCCCCGATTCCGATGCGCGCAGGCTCAAGGAACTCGGCGTCGCCGCGGTCTACACCCCCAAGGACTTCGGCCTCACCGAGATCATGGGCGGCATCGTCGACGTGATCCGCAAGGCCCACGATCTCAGCTGA
- a CDS encoding STAS domain-containing protein, producing the protein MEILTDGSTLVLSGDFDVRSTLEVRTAIYDLLEGSDRDVVIDMTDVTNIDITAIRVLAVATRQAVRAGRRLTLRGCCPSVRRLMHIAHLARSVDMERRIATA; encoded by the coding sequence ATGGAAATCCTGACCGACGGATCCACTTTGGTCCTCTCGGGCGACTTCGACGTGCGCAGCACCCTTGAGGTGCGCACCGCGATCTACGACCTGCTCGAAGGCTCGGACCGCGACGTCGTGATCGACATGACCGACGTGACCAACATCGACATCACCGCGATCCGGGTGCTGGCCGTGGCCACGCGCCAGGCCGTACGCGCGGGTCGCCGCCTGACCTTGCGCGGGTGCTGCCCGTCCGTACGCCGTCTGATGCACATCGCCCATCTCGCGCGCTCGGTCGACATGGAGCGGCGCATCGCCACCGCCTGA